The sequence GGTGGCCCGTACCCGGCCGATCGGGGGATGCCCCTTCAGCAGCGCGTCGAAGCGATCGCGCAGATGCGCCGTGTGGCGGTCGTAGATCTCCTCCAACCTGGCGATCGCCAGGTCCGGGTCGGTGAATGTCTCGCTGGCAATCGGCGTCGGCGTATCGAACTGCACGGGATCGGTACTCATGTCACCCCCACTTTCGGGCGCGACTGTCGGCCAGCCGGCGCAGGCGGTCAAGCCGCGCGCCGGCTGATTGATCGGGTGAATGGCTGGGAATCAGACGAGCTTGGCGTCCAGGTCGATGGGAACGGCCTTGAGCGCCTTGGAAACCGGGCAGCCTTCCTTGGTAGCGGCGGCGATCTTGTCGAACGTCGCCTTGTCGATCCCCGGCACCTTGGCCTCGGTCACGAGATCGATGTGGGTGATCTCGAAGCCGCCCGAAACGGGATCGACCTTCACCTTCGCCGTCGTGGCGATGGATTCGACCGTGAAGCCGGCTCCGGAAAGCCCGGCCGAAAGCGCCATCGAGAAGCATCCGGCATGCGCGGCGGCGATCAGTTCCTCCGGATTCGTGCCCTTGCCTTCCTCGAATCGCGACGAGAAATTGAACTGTCCTTCCCAGGCGCCGCTGCCAAGGTGAACGGTGCCCTTGCCGCTCTTGAGATCACCCTGCCACTTTGCGTCCGATGTCCTGACCGGCATTCAAGCCTCCTTTGCGCGTTCCTCTCCGGCCGTTGCCGGAGCCCTTAGAGTTAGGCAGTGACGGCAGGTGTGCAAGATGCAACGCGATCGGCACCGCCCGGTGGCATCTCGCGGCGGATCGGCTAGTCTGCACGCATGAAGATCGCGACCTGGAATATCAACGGCGTCAAAGCCCGAATCGACACCGCCCTTGCCTGGCTCAAGGAGGCCTCGCCCGACATTGCCTGCCTGCAGGAGATCAAGTCGGTCGATGAGGGCTTCCCGACCTCGGCTTTCGAGGATCTCGGCTACAATGTCGCGACGCATGGCCAGAAGGGCTTCAACGGCGTCGCCCTGCTGTCCAAGCTGCCCTTCGACGAGGTCAATCGCGGCCTGCCGGGCGATGACGGCGACGATCATGCCCGCTTCATCGAGGGCGTTTTCTCCGTGGAAAGCGGCGCGCTGCGCGTCGTCTCGCTCTATCTGCCGAACGGCAATCCGATCGACACGCCGAAATTTTCCTACAAGCTCGCCTGGATGGAGCGCCTGCGGAACTGGGCGACGGAACGGCTGACCTATGAGGAGCCGCTGGTGCTCGCCGGCGATTACAACGTCATCGCCGAGCCGCGCGATGCCAAGGACCCGTCGCTCTGGGTCAATGACGCACTCTACCAGCCGGAATCCCGCAAGGCATTCCGCGCCATCGAGACGCTGGGCCTGACCGATGCGCTCCGGGCCACGACGGACGAAGGTGGCCTCTACACCTTCTGGGACTACCAGGCCGGCGCCTTCCAGAAGAACAACGGCATCCGCATCGACCATCTGCTGCTCTCGCCGCAGGCGGCGGACCGTCTCGTCTCGGTCGGCATCGACAAGCATGTCCGCGGCTGGGACAAGCCGTCCGACCACGTCCCCGTCCATGTGGAGCTTCGCATTTGAGCCAGGTGATGAGCGCGGCGCCGATCACGGGCGGTTGCCTGTGCGGCCGCATCCACTACACGATCGACCGCGCCCCGCGCATCGTTTGCCACTGCCATTGCCGCATGTGCCAACTGGCCGGCGGCGCGCTGTTCCTGACCTGGGCGACTTTCGACGCCAGCGCCTTCCAGCTAACCGCCGGGCACCCCGCGGTCAACGAATCGTCCGCCACCGGCCGCCGGCATTTCTGCGCCGACTGCGGCACGCCGCTGATGATGACGTCCACGGACGACCCGTTGAAGGTCGACGTGACACTCGCCTCCCTCGACGAGCCGGACCGATTTCCGGTCCAGCACAACATCTGGGTCGGCAGCCGGCGCGAGGCCAGCAAGGGCTTCGACCTCGACCTACCGTCGCATCTCGACGAACCGGGCGCCTGAAGAGGACGATCATGGCAAGGATGGCTGGCGATCTGCTGAAGGCGTTTCAATCCCAGGCAGGCTCCAGCCGCAAGCTGGGCTCGCCCTTCACCGCCGAGATATGCGAGCTCCTTGCCGAGCATCTCGATGATTCCAGCCGCTTCGGCCGCCGCATTCTGGGCTGGCCGGGCGATCCCTTCGCCGATGCGCTCGCGCTCCGCGCGGCCGCCGGATTCCACGCCCTCAAGCGCGCCGGGAAATCGACGAGACTCGCCGCCGCCTATCCCCCCAATCCGGTCGATCGGGCGGCGCTCACGGAGGCGGTTATCGACGCGATCGGGTCGCACGACGATTTCCTGCATGACTGGCTCGACAGCCCGCCGCAGACCAACGAGGTCGCCCGCTCGTCCGTGCTTATCGGCAGCGCCCTGCTCCTTGCCAGCGAGTTCGGCCTGCCGCTGGACTGGCACGAGATCGGCGCCAGCATGGGGCTCAATCTCGGCTTCGACCGATACCGGTACGAATTCGGCAGCGACCGCTGGGGCGCCGCCGACTCGCCCGTGCTCATCCACTCGGAATGGCGCGGTGTGAATCCGGACACGACTGCGCCTGTCGAATTGCGCAGCCGGGCCGGCTGCGACCTCAACCCGCTCGATCCAGGCCTTCCGGCCGATCGAGAGCGCCTGCTTGCCTATGTCTGGGCCGACCAGACCGAGCGGCTCGCTCGCGCCAGCGCAGCGCTGGACGTGGCGGCTGCGGCGCCGTGGCGGGTCGAGAAAGCCGACGCGGCCGCCTGGGTCGCCCGACACTTTTCCGCGCCGCCCCGCCCCGGCGCCGCGCGGGTCCTCGCCCACACCATCGTCTGGCAATATTTGCCGGAAACGACGCGCCAGGCCATCATGCAGACGATGCAGGATGCCGGAGAGCGAGCGACGCCCGAGGCCCCGGTCGCCTGGCTGCGCATGGAGGCGGACGGCCGCGACACCGCCGGCGTCCGACTCAGGGTCTGGCCCGGCGGAACCGACCTCGAGATCGCCCGTGCCGACTTCCATGGCCGCTTTGTCGAGTGGCAGACACGTTAGTGTGAGGCGCTGAACCCAACTGACATAACGCTGTCAGTTGGGTATCTTTATTCTGGCAGGATAGACACTGTCCCGCGAGGATATCGCCATGAACCGCAACGTTCTCGAAATCAGTTCCTATTCGCTGCTGGCGGGTGTCGACGAGCGCCAGTTCGTCCGCGCCGCCGACGACGCGATGACCGTGCTGCGCCGCCAGCGTGGCTTCCTCGCCCGCAGCATCGCCCGGGCGGAGGATGGCAGTTGGACGGAGATCGTCCATTGGCTCGATCGTGCCTCGGCCAGCGCCGCCAGCCAGCGGCTGGCCGGCAATCCGGATGCCGCCGCCTTCTCCGCGCTGATCGACCGCCCCTCCTTCCAGAGCGGCTATTACCCCGTCGCCTATTCCGGCTGACGGACATGCGGCGCGCCGATCGCCTGTTCGAGATCGTCCAGGTGCTGCGCGGCGCCCGCCTGCGTACGGCGCAGGAAATCGCGGACAAGCTCGAAGTGTCGGTGCGCACCGTCTATCGCGATATCGATGCGCTGGTCGCGACCGGCGTGCCGATCGAGGGAGAGCGCGGCGTCGGCTACGTCCTGCGCGGAACCTTGCTGCTGCCGCCCCTCGCCTTCTCGCAGGCAGAGCTGGAGGGGCTGGCGCTGGGCGCCCGCTTCGTCGAGGCCTGGGCCGATCCGGAACTCGCTGCCGCGGCCCGCGAAGCACTGGTCAAGATCGACGCGGTGCTGCCGGAATCACGCCGTGGCGAAATCTGGCGCGACGCGGTGCTGGTCAATTCGCCGGCCCTGATCGGCGCCGCCAATGCGCAGCTGGCGCTGTTCCGCAAGGCGATCCGGCAAAAGCGCAAGATGCATCTGAGCTATCGCAGCGCCAGCGAAGCCCTGACCGGGCGCACGATCCGCCCGCTGGCGATCGAGGCCTGGGGCCATGCCTGGACGGCGACGGCGTGGTGCGAGCTGCGCGAGGATTTCCGCATGTTCCGGCTCGACCGGATCGTCGAAGCGAACCTGCTCGAGGAGGCCTTCAAGCCCGAGAAGGGCCGGACGCTGGCGGACTACATGAAACGGCTCAGCGAGGAGCAATCGGCCAAGACCAAGAGCGCGTCATGCGCCTGAAAGCTGGTCCGAACAGCAATCGGAGCGAACCGAGGTCCGCTCCGATGTCGAAAGAAATCTAGCGCGGGAATTCGATTCCCATCTCGCGATAGCGCTCGGGGTCGTCGCCCCAATTCTCGCGAACCTTGACGAACAGGAACAGGTGAACCGGCCGCTCGGCCATCTCCTGGATCTCGGTGCGCGCCGCCATGGAGATGCCCTTGATCGTCTCGCCCTTGTGGCCGATCACGATCTTCTTCTGGCTCTCGCGCTCGACATAGATGGTCTGCTCGATGCGGGTCGAACCGTCCGCCTGGTCCTTCCAGAGCTCCGTTTCCACGGTCGACTGGTAGGGCAGTTCGTCATGCAGGCGCAGGAACATCTTCTCGCGCGTGATCTCGGCCGCCAGCGCGCGCATCGGCAGGTCGGAGATCTGGTCTTCCGGATAGAGCCAGGGACCCAACGGCACGCGGCCGGCGAGATAGGTCATCAGGTCCTTGCAGCCATGGCCCTTGAGGGCAGAGATCATGAAGGTCTGCTCGAACTTCACGGTCGCATTCGCCTTGGCCGACATTTCCAGCAGCGACGTGTGCGGGACCGTGTCGATCTTGTTGATGACGAGGATCTTGGGGCCCTTGATGGCCGCGACCTTGTCGAGGATCTGGGCGGTCTCGCCCTTGTTGCTGCGCTCGGCGTCGATCAGGACGGCGATCAGGTCGGCATCCTTGGCGCCGCCCCAGGCGGTCTCCACCATGGCGCGGTCAAGCCGGCGCTTCGGCTGGAAGATGCCGGGCGTGTCGACGAAAATGATCTGCGAGGCGCCTTCCAGCGCGATGCCGCGCATGATCGCGCGCGTCGTCTGCACCTTGTGGGTGACGATCGAGATCTTCGTGCCCACAAGCTGGTTGAGGAGCGTCGACTTGCCGGCGTTCGGCGCGCCGATCAGCGCGACAAACCCGCAGCGGGTTGGTGTCTCCTCGGAATTGACCAGATCAGACGCCATGCGTTTCTTCTCTCCATACGCCTTGAGCCAGCAGCACGGACGTCGCCGCCTTCTGCTCCGCCTCGCGTCTTGAACGACCCGAACCGAGGACAACCGGCATGCCCTCGATCTTCACTTCAACGGTAAAATGCGGGGCGTGATCCGGTCCGCTCCGCTCTGCGATTTCATATTTGGGCGCCGCCAGGCCGCGGCCCTGCACCCATTCCTGCAATGTCGTCTTGGCGTCCCGAAGCGGGCCCGTCCAGTTCAGCATGCGCTTGCGCCAGTGGCTATCGATGAAGGCCTGCGCCGCCGGCAATCCGCCATCGACGAAGATCGCACCGATCAGCGCCTCGCAGACATCGCCGAGGATCGCCGCCTTGCGCCGCCCTCCCGACTGCACTTCGCCGCCGCCAAGGTGGATCCAGCGGCCGAGATCGATGTCGATCGCCACTTCGGCGCAGCTTTCATTGCGCACCAGACCGGTCAGCCGACGGGCCAGTTCGCCTTCGTCGGCCTCGGGGAACGCTGCCAGCAGCATGTCGGCGATGACGAGCGCCAGCACGCGATCGCCGAGAAACTCCAGGCGCTGATAGCTTTCGCCATGCGCCAGATGGCTCTCCGCGACGGCGCTCGCATGCGTCAAGGCCCGAACGAGATGGCTGCGGTCGGAAAACCGGTGGCCGATCGTCTCCTCGAGACGTTGCAAGGGTTCTTCGGAAGCCAAGCTCAGATCACCTTAAATAGACGGTCAAAACGCACGGTCCAGGGCCACTTCCAGAATTGCCAGGCCTGGGCGCCCTCGTCGACGGAGAAGAACACCATGCCGGCGCGGCCTACAAAGTTCTCGAAGGGGACGTAGCCCACCGCGCCGAGCACTCGACTATCCGTCGAGTTGTCGCGGTTGTCGCCCATCATGAAGTAGTGGTCGGGAGGCACTTCATAGACCGGCGTATCGTCTGAGAAACTACGCGGATCGAGATCGAGCACGGTATAGCTCACGCCATTGGGGAGCGTTTCCTTGTAACGCGGGACGTGGGTCTCGGTTCCGAACTCGTCCTTGGTGACGTAGTCGTCGATCTTTTCCTTCGGCACCGGCGTGCCGTTGATCTGCAGGACGCCGTCGATCATCTGGATCTTGTCGCCCGGCAGGCCGATCACCCGCTTGATGTAGTCGACCGAGGGGTCGCGCGGCAGCTTGAAGACGGCGACATCGCCGCGCTCCGGCGGGGACGCCCAGATGCGCCCGGAAAACAGGTCCGGCGCGAAGGGGATGGAGTATTTGCTGTAGCCATAGGCGTATTTCGAGACGAACAGATAGTCGCCGACAAGCAAGGTCGACTTCATCGATCCCGAGGGAATATTGAACGGCTGGAACAGGAAGGTTCGAACGATGAGCGCCAGGATGAGCGCATTGATGACGATCTTGACAGTCTCGCCCGTGCCGCCGCGCTCGGCCTTGTATTTTTCGCCCGCCACGCTCATGCGTCCTTCCGATCCGTCTCGTTTGCAGTTCGCCGTCTGGCGGAGGTTGGTTCATACCGAGTCGGTGACATCAGCGCAACGCGTGCCCCCGCCTCGCCTCGAAATTGCATCGGCATTGCACGGCCCAACCCTCCTGCGAGCGCCAGAGCCGCGCGGGAATCAGGCCGGATCCGGCAGCGCTTCGATGATCACGAAGGCCTGCGCCAGGGGATAATCGTCCGTGATGGTCAGGTGGATCGCGGCGTGATGATTTGCCGGCATCATCTTCTCCAGCTGCGCGGCCGCGCCGCCCGTCAGCGCCATGGTCGGCTTGCCGCTGGGCAGGTTGACGACGCCCATGTCGCGCCAGAAGACGCCATGGTTGAGGCCGGTTCCCAACGCCTTGGAGCACGCCTCCTTGGCGGCAAAGCGCTTGGCATAAGAGGCGGCGCGCTCGGCCCGGCGGTCGGACTTCTTCTGCTCGATTTCCGTGAACACGCGCTGGGTGAAGCGCGTGCCAAACCGCTCCAGCGTCTTCTCCACGCGGCGGATATCGATCAGGTCACTGCCAAGGCCCAGAATCACGACTGAGCCTCCGCCGCTTCCCGCCCCTCGTCCATCAGCGCGCGCATGGTGCGGATCGACTGCTCGAGCCCGACGAACACCGCCTCGCCGATCAGGAAATGGCCGATATTCAGTTCGCGGATGACCGGAATGGCGGCGATCGGCTTGACCGTATCGTAGTTCAGCCCATGTCCCGCATGGATCTCGATCCCGAACTTGGCACCATAGTGCGCCGCGTCCTCGATCCGGGCCCGCTCGCGCTCGAACGCCTCGGGGCCTTCCAGGAAGGCCTCGCAATAGGTGCCGGTATGCAGTTCCACCACCGGCGCTCCGAGCGCCAGCGCGGCGTCGATCTGCTGCCGATCGGCGGCGATGAAGAGGGACACGCGGATCTTGGCCGAGTTGAGTTCCCGGACCAAGGGCACGAGATGCGCGAGCTGGCCGGCGGCATCCAGCCCGCCTTCGGTCGTCCGCTCCTCGCGCCGCTCCGGCACCAGGCAGACGGCATGCGGCTGGACGCGCAGGGCGATGTCGACCATTTCGCGGGTCGCGGCCATCTCGAAATTGAGCGGCAGGGCGATCTCGGCGCGCAGACGATCGATGTCGCTGTCGATGATATGGCGCCGATCCTCGCGCAGATGCGCGGTGATTCCATCGGCGCCAGCCGCCGCCGCGAGGACTGCCGCGCGCACCGGATCGGGATGCACCCCGCCCCGCGCATTGCGGATGGTGGCGACGTGGTCGACGTTGATCCCAAGTCGCAGCTCATTGCGGACAGTCACGGCGTATTTTCCCTCACTCGATGCGGTCGTCACTTACCATGCAGTGCGCCGCGCCGAACCGCAAAGCGCTGGCGGCGCGACGATTGGAAACTCTGCGCCGCGATATAGACCAGGACGTAGGAAAGCCCGCCAAATACCAAAGCGAGCGGGACCGCGCCGACCAGCATCGGCTCGATGATCGGCCAGATCTCGCGCCATGATTCGGTCAGCAGCTTGTGGCGGAGATCGTGGAAGTCGAGCTTCTCCGGCGCCATGCCGAACCAGCCGAGAATCAGGCTTCCCGTCTCGTAGGTACCGACCCAGATCAGCGGGAAGGTCAGCGGATTGCCGATCGTCGTGCCGAGCACGGCCGCGAGCACATTGCCCCGGACGAGGAAGGCGACGACGAAGCAGAGCAGATAGTGGAAGCCGATGAATGGCGTCATCGCCAGCGCCACGCCGGAGGCAAAGCCGGCCGCGATGGAATGGGGCGAGCCGGACAGGCGCAGCAGCCGCTTGCCATAGTACCGAAGCGCTCGCGACCACCCGCCCTTCGGCCACATGAAGTGGTTCAGCTTCTGATGAAACTTGAGCGGGCGGCGGCGACGGAAGAGCATGATGGGGGCTTCGGCCTCAGGCCAGGCTGCGGCTGCCGGGCTTGACGGGCGGGATGGCGGCGAGCTCCGGCGGCAGTTGATCGACCGGATAGGCCGGCACCTTGTAGCGCGTCAGCGAAATCAGCGGCACGCCCACCTCGGCCTCGCCGTCCGAGCGGTCGATCAGACAGGCGGCGGCGACAACATCGCCGCCAATGGCGCGGATCGCGGTGATCGTCTCGCGGATCGAAAGTCCGGTGCTGACGATATCCTCGACGACGAGAATCCTGGCATTGGCGGGCAGTTCGAAACGACGCAGCCGGAATTCGCCCTGCTCGCGCTCCACCCACATGGCGGGCACGCCGAGATGGCGCGCGGTCTCATAGCCGGGGATCAGGCCGCCCAAAGCCGGCGACACGACGAGATCGAAGTCGACGCCCGACTCCCGGATCTTCTCGGCCAGCGCCTTGCACAGCCGCTCGGTCCGGTCCGGATACATGAAGACGCGCGCCTTCTGCAGGAAGATCGGACTGCGCAGGCCGGAACTCAGGATGAAATGCCCCTCGAGTAGAGCGCCGGATTCGCGGAAGACGTCGAGGATTTCGGCTTGGTTCATTCTGTGTCCAGTCCAGGTCTAGTCGCTGCGATCATCGGCATCAGGCATTCACGCGGCTTGCCGCGCTGACGACGTGACGCTCGCGAAGATCGCTCA is a genomic window of Kaistia defluvii containing:
- a CDS encoding OsmC family protein; translation: MPVRTSDAKWQGDLKSGKGTVHLGSGAWEGQFNFSSRFEEGKGTNPEELIAAAHAGCFSMALSAGLSGAGFTVESIATTAKVKVDPVSGGFEITHIDLVTEAKVPGIDKATFDKIAAATKEGCPVSKALKAVPIDLDAKLV
- the xth gene encoding exodeoxyribonuclease III, whose translation is MKIATWNINGVKARIDTALAWLKEASPDIACLQEIKSVDEGFPTSAFEDLGYNVATHGQKGFNGVALLSKLPFDEVNRGLPGDDGDDHARFIEGVFSVESGALRVVSLYLPNGNPIDTPKFSYKLAWMERLRNWATERLTYEEPLVLAGDYNVIAEPRDAKDPSLWVNDALYQPESRKAFRAIETLGLTDALRATTDEGGLYTFWDYQAGAFQKNNGIRIDHLLLSPQAADRLVSVGIDKHVRGWDKPSDHVPVHVELRI
- a CDS encoding GFA family protein; the encoded protein is MMSAAPITGGCLCGRIHYTIDRAPRIVCHCHCRMCQLAGGALFLTWATFDASAFQLTAGHPAVNESSATGRRHFCADCGTPLMMTSTDDPLKVDVTLASLDEPDRFPVQHNIWVGSRREASKGFDLDLPSHLDEPGA
- a CDS encoding DUF2332 domain-containing protein; amino-acid sequence: MARMAGDLLKAFQSQAGSSRKLGSPFTAEICELLAEHLDDSSRFGRRILGWPGDPFADALALRAAAGFHALKRAGKSTRLAAAYPPNPVDRAALTEAVIDAIGSHDDFLHDWLDSPPQTNEVARSSVLIGSALLLASEFGLPLDWHEIGASMGLNLGFDRYRYEFGSDRWGAADSPVLIHSEWRGVNPDTTAPVELRSRAGCDLNPLDPGLPADRERLLAYVWADQTERLARASAALDVAAAAPWRVEKADAAAWVARHFSAPPRPGAARVLAHTIVWQYLPETTRQAIMQTMQDAGERATPEAPVAWLRMEADGRDTAGVRLRVWPGGTDLEIARADFHGRFVEWQTR
- a CDS encoding helix-turn-helix transcriptional regulator, which translates into the protein MRRADRLFEIVQVLRGARLRTAQEIADKLEVSVRTVYRDIDALVATGVPIEGERGVGYVLRGTLLLPPLAFSQAELEGLALGARFVEAWADPELAAAAREALVKIDAVLPESRRGEIWRDAVLVNSPALIGAANAQLALFRKAIRQKRKMHLSYRSASEALTGRTIRPLAIEAWGHAWTATAWCELREDFRMFRLDRIVEANLLEEAFKPEKGRTLADYMKRLSEEQSAKTKSASCA
- the era gene encoding GTPase Era, with product MASDLVNSEETPTRCGFVALIGAPNAGKSTLLNQLVGTKISIVTHKVQTTRAIMRGIALEGASQIIFVDTPGIFQPKRRLDRAMVETAWGGAKDADLIAVLIDAERSNKGETAQILDKVAAIKGPKILVINKIDTVPHTSLLEMSAKANATVKFEQTFMISALKGHGCKDLMTYLAGRVPLGPWLYPEDQISDLPMRALAAEITREKMFLRLHDELPYQSTVETELWKDQADGSTRIEQTIYVERESQKKIVIGHKGETIKGISMAARTEIQEMAERPVHLFLFVKVRENWGDDPERYREMGIEFPR
- the rnc gene encoding ribonuclease III — its product is MQRLEETIGHRFSDRSHLVRALTHASAVAESHLAHGESYQRLEFLGDRVLALVIADMLLAAFPEADEGELARRLTGLVRNESCAEVAIDIDLGRWIHLGGGEVQSGGRRKAAILGDVCEALIGAIFVDGGLPAAQAFIDSHWRKRMLNWTGPLRDAKTTLQEWVQGRGLAAPKYEIAERSGPDHAPHFTVEVKIEGMPVVLGSGRSRREAEQKAATSVLLAQGVWREETHGV
- the lepB gene encoding signal peptidase I — encoded protein: MSVAGEKYKAERGGTGETVKIVINALILALIVRTFLFQPFNIPSGSMKSTLLVGDYLFVSKYAYGYSKYSIPFAPDLFSGRIWASPPERGDVAVFKLPRDPSVDYIKRVIGLPGDKIQMIDGVLQINGTPVPKEKIDDYVTKDEFGTETHVPRYKETLPNGVSYTVLDLDPRSFSDDTPVYEVPPDHYFMMGDNRDNSTDSRVLGAVGYVPFENFVGRAGMVFFSVDEGAQAWQFWKWPWTVRFDRLFKVI
- the acpS gene encoding holo-ACP synthase, with product MILGLGSDLIDIRRVEKTLERFGTRFTQRVFTEIEQKKSDRRAERAASYAKRFAAKEACSKALGTGLNHGVFWRDMGVVNLPSGKPTMALTGGAAAQLEKMMPANHHAAIHLTITDDYPLAQAFVIIEALPDPA
- a CDS encoding pyridoxine 5'-phosphate synthase, producing MTVRNELRLGINVDHVATIRNARGGVHPDPVRAAVLAAAAGADGITAHLREDRRHIIDSDIDRLRAEIALPLNFEMAATREMVDIALRVQPHAVCLVPERREERTTEGGLDAAGQLAHLVPLVRELNSAKIRVSLFIAADRQQIDAALALGAPVVELHTGTYCEAFLEGPEAFERERARIEDAAHYGAKFGIEIHAGHGLNYDTVKPIAAIPVIRELNIGHFLIGEAVFVGLEQSIRTMRALMDEGREAAEAQS
- a CDS encoding DUF2062 domain-containing protein, with the translated sequence MLFRRRRPLKFHQKLNHFMWPKGGWSRALRYYGKRLLRLSGSPHSIAAGFASGVALAMTPFIGFHYLLCFVVAFLVRGNVLAAVLGTTIGNPLTFPLIWVGTYETGSLILGWFGMAPEKLDFHDLRHKLLTESWREIWPIIEPMLVGAVPLALVFGGLSYVLVYIAAQSFQSSRRQRFAVRRGALHGK
- the pyrE gene encoding orotate phosphoribosyltransferase translates to MNQAEILDVFRESGALLEGHFILSSGLRSPIFLQKARVFMYPDRTERLCKALAEKIRESGVDFDLVVSPALGGLIPGYETARHLGVPAMWVEREQGEFRLRRFELPANARILVVEDIVSTGLSIRETITAIRAIGGDVVAAACLIDRSDGEAEVGVPLISLTRYKVPAYPVDQLPPELAAIPPVKPGSRSLA